The Saprospiraceae bacterium genome includes a window with the following:
- a CDS encoding DUF2200 domain-containing protein — MNSNSHDDRIAKMTFASVYPHYVTKVEKKGRSKEELHQVITWLTGFDDTQIQQQIDDKATFQSFFESAYLNPNARLITGLICGYRIEEIENPLTKKVRFLDKLVDELAKGRSMDKILR, encoded by the coding sequence ATGAATTCCAACTCTCACGATGACAGAATAGCCAAAATGACATTTGCTTCTGTATACCCACACTATGTCACAAAAGTAGAAAAGAAAGGCAGATCCAAAGAAGAATTGCATCAGGTCATAACCTGGCTTACGGGGTTTGATGATACACAAATTCAACAACAAATAGACGATAAAGCAACTTTCCAATCTTTTTTTGAAAGTGCCTATTTAAACCCTAATGCGCGTCTTATCACCGGACTCATCTGTGGATACCGTATTGAAGAAATAGAAAATCCATTGACAAAAAAAGTTCGGTTTCTCGACAAGTTGGTAGATGAACTGGCAAAAGGCAGAAGTATGGACAAGATATTGAGGTGA
- a CDS encoding alpha/beta hydrolase, which translates to MNLNFFKSFSTRYKVTGFIVLLLIGGIILGPVEKFDSPVLLETDIDMPLTQLDQFIADKESKIIDLKPDNQARVIWANPEKKHKTEYAVVYLHGFSASQKEGDPIHHEFASRYGFNLYLPRLEDHGRLDSNSFSRLTPDNFIQSAEDAVDIGKLLGEKVILISCSTGGTLSAILASAGEHIHSMIMYSPNIDIYDPLSDLLLYPWGKRLSALVMKGHHNRVTYDSLGQAYWNSVYHTNALFALKTMIQDFMTEDQFKKIKVPVFMGYYYKDEENQDKVVSVKRMLEFYDQIGTPDHLKQKTAFPQAGGHVISSEVFSKDIESVKKATFSWAEKVLKIKPVLQD; encoded by the coding sequence GTGAATCTAAATTTTTTCAAATCATTTTCTACTCGATATAAGGTAACCGGATTTATTGTACTCCTTTTGATAGGTGGAATCATCCTTGGACCTGTTGAAAAATTTGATTCTCCTGTTTTACTTGAAACTGACATTGACATGCCTTTGACTCAACTTGATCAATTCATTGCTGATAAAGAGTCAAAAATCATCGATCTGAAACCTGACAATCAGGCACGTGTCATTTGGGCAAATCCTGAGAAAAAACACAAAACTGAATATGCCGTAGTCTATCTTCATGGTTTTTCGGCAAGCCAGAAAGAAGGAGACCCTATCCATCACGAGTTTGCATCAAGGTATGGATTTAACCTTTATCTTCCCAGGTTGGAAGACCATGGCAGGCTTGACAGCAATTCATTCTCCAGACTCACTCCCGACAATTTTATCCAATCAGCAGAAGATGCAGTCGATATAGGTAAGCTTCTGGGCGAAAAAGTGATCTTGATCTCATGCTCCACAGGAGGTACACTATCAGCAATTCTTGCATCCGCAGGCGAACATATCCATAGTATGATCATGTACTCTCCCAATATTGACATTTATGACCCTTTGTCTGATCTCCTTTTGTATCCCTGGGGCAAAAGATTATCGGCCCTTGTCATGAAAGGTCACCACAACAGAGTCACCTATGATTCGCTTGGCCAGGCATACTGGAACAGTGTATATCATACCAATGCATTATTCGCGCTCAAAACCATGATACAGGATTTTATGACAGAAGATCAATTTAAAAAAATTAAAGTCCCGGTATTCATGGGGTATTACTACAAAGACGAAGAAAATCAGGATAAAGTAGTATCTGTAAAAAGAATGCTGGAATTCTACGATCAGATAGGTACACCAGACCATTTGAAGCAAAAAACAGCTTTTCCTCAAGCAGGAGGACACGTCATTTCATCAGAAGTATTTTCAAAAGATATCGAAAGTGTTAAGAAGGCTACCTTTAGTTGGGCAGAAAAAGTCTTAAAAATAAAGCCAGTTCTTCAAGATTAA
- a CDS encoding penicillin acylase family protein — protein MLDGKETEVDFRLEEIKVKGGKTTIDTVKYTYWGPVYHTSEDGKHDLAMRWLCHDVPDADEYNVFINAMKCKNYNDYLQATEGYIAPAQNFGFASVQGDIALRVNGRLPAKYDQDGRFVENGNNTKNNWQGWIPRKQNPQIINPKRGFISSANQVSADKSYPYYYTGRFERYRNRSVNDKLTAMSSVSVDDMKKMQQDAFSHKAADYLNHIKTLNLGDEFNGDEKKWFDIITNWDNHYSVAQEGPVIFDLFYKKLADNTWDEIEALRKEMNVEYPDDWRLLELIINDPKNKYFDYTGTKNIENARDIIIKSLKESFADMEKRKKESKGTNWGTYKPLNIYHLTRVPALSSTDISAPGCPDAINATGNSFGPSWRMVVSMEDEVKAYGVYPGGQSGNPTSKYYKNMIESWVKGEYYVLNKSTDKEAIRAKSTQSITLNPKK, from the coding sequence ATGCTTGACGGCAAAGAAACTGAAGTAGATTTCAGGCTTGAAGAGATCAAGGTCAAAGGAGGTAAAACAACGATTGACACTGTCAAATATACTTACTGGGGACCAGTGTACCACACTTCGGAAGACGGCAAACACGATTTGGCTATGCGATGGCTGTGTCATGATGTCCCGGATGCAGACGAGTACAACGTATTTATCAATGCTATGAAGTGCAAAAACTATAATGATTACCTTCAGGCCACAGAAGGATATATAGCACCTGCACAAAATTTTGGATTTGCTTCAGTACAAGGAGACATTGCTCTGAGAGTCAATGGGAGACTACCTGCTAAATATGATCAGGATGGCCGTTTTGTCGAAAATGGCAACAATACCAAAAACAACTGGCAGGGATGGATTCCCAGAAAACAAAATCCTCAAATCATCAACCCAAAAAGAGGATTTATTTCATCGGCCAATCAGGTGAGTGCGGACAAATCATACCCTTATTATTATACCGGCAGATTTGAAAGGTACAGAAACAGAAGTGTAAATGACAAACTTACTGCTATGTCAAGTGTCAGTGTTGATGATATGAAAAAAATGCAGCAAGATGCCTTTTCGCACAAAGCGGCTGACTATTTGAACCATATTAAAACATTGAATCTGGGTGATGAATTCAATGGAGATGAAAAGAAATGGTTTGACATCATTACAAATTGGGATAATCATTACTCTGTTGCTCAGGAAGGCCCAGTGATTTTTGACCTATTTTATAAAAAACTAGCTGATAATACCTGGGATGAAATAGAAGCCCTGCGAAAAGAAATGAACGTGGAGTATCCTGATGACTGGAGATTACTTGAACTTATCATCAACGATCCGAAAAATAAGTATTTCGATTATACTGGAACAAAAAATATCGAAAATGCCAGAGATATCATTATCAAATCACTTAAAGAAAGCTTTGCTGATATGGAAAAAAGGAAAAAAGAATCAAAGGGCACCAATTGGGGAACGTACAAACCCCTCAATATCTACCATTTGACCAGAGTCCCGGCCCTCTCTTCGACAGATATTTCTGCACCGGGATGCCCCGATGCCATCAATGCTACCGGAAACTCCTTTGGTCCTAGTTGGCGTATGGTGGTAAGTATGGAAGATGAGGTAAAGGCGTATGGTGTATATCCGGGTGGCCAGTCAGGAAACCCCACTAGCAAATATTATAAAAATATGATAGAATCGTGGGTCAAAGGTGAATATTATGTATTGAACAAATCAACAGATAAAGAAGCAATACGAGCAAAATCGACTCAATCTATCACTTTAAATCCAAAGAAATGA
- a CDS encoding metallophosphoesterase: MQHNINVKSLTQNRRQFLKNTSLAASLLCMPEMSFSSSITTKGKSVTFGLITDVHHGYATDAQARLESFIFEASKQKPDFIIQCGDFCHPNAEAKSFLDLYNSYKGAKFHVLGNHDMDHGDKRDIMDFWGLKNRYYSFDQGDFHFIVLDGNYILKDGQYVEYEKGNYFKFIKSRDYINPEQIEWLKSDLAATDKQCIIFSHQSIGEIWGGYCVPNRHDVRKIIDDANNRPDFQKVIACFSGHHHVDDHSIINKVHYFQMNSASYYYAGEGYGSEGGKSMYKDPLYAFIKIDPSGKIEIKGRQSHLVSPTPTEKKHPDAARITAQISDWKVPFSIK; this comes from the coding sequence ATGCAACATAACATAAATGTAAAATCCCTTACCCAAAACAGAAGGCAGTTTCTTAAAAATACAAGTTTAGCGGCATCGCTTCTTTGTATGCCTGAAATGTCATTTTCATCTTCGATTACAACAAAAGGAAAATCCGTGACATTTGGTTTGATCACTGATGTGCACCATGGATATGCCACTGATGCACAAGCGAGATTGGAGTCATTCATATTTGAAGCATCAAAACAAAAACCTGATTTTATCATCCAATGTGGAGATTTTTGCCATCCGAATGCCGAAGCCAAATCATTTTTAGATCTATATAATTCATATAAAGGTGCAAAGTTTCATGTTCTGGGAAATCATGACATGGATCATGGTGATAAAAGAGACATTATGGATTTTTGGGGTTTAAAAAACAGATACTATTCATTTGATCAGGGTGATTTTCATTTCATTGTATTGGATGGTAATTATATATTGAAGGATGGGCAGTATGTGGAGTATGAAAAAGGCAATTATTTTAAATTTATAAAAAGTCGGGATTATATCAATCCTGAGCAAATAGAATGGTTGAAGAGTGACCTAGCTGCCACAGATAAACAATGTATTATTTTTTCACATCAGTCTATCGGAGAGATTTGGGGTGGATATTGTGTACCTAACCGTCATGATGTCAGGAAAATCATAGATGATGCCAATAATCGTCCTGATTTTCAAAAAGTGATAGCATGCTTCAGCGGACACCATCATGTAGATGACCATAGCATCATTAATAAAGTTCATTATTTCCAGATGAATAGTGCTTCTTATTACTATGCTGGTGAAGGCTATGGTTCGGAAGGTGGAAAATCGATGTACAAAGATCCTCTGTACGCATTTATCAAAATAGATCCTTCAGGCAAAATAGAAATAAAAGGACGCCAAAGTCACCTAGTATCGCCTACACCTACAGAAAAAAAACATCCAGATGCTGCTCGTATTACTGCTCAAATTTCCGACTGGAAGGTACCGTTTTCAATCAAATAA
- a CDS encoding GIY-YIG nuclease family protein — MATFYGTYLISKLHGHIYIGMTENITERIMQHNSGYNTSTKAFVPW, encoded by the coding sequence ATCGCTACTTTTTATGGTACTTACTTAATTTCAAAACTACATGGTCATATTTACATAGGTATGACAGAAAATATTACAGAAAGAATAATGCAGCACAATTCAGGATATAACACCTCCACCAAAGCCTTTGTTCCATGGTAA
- a CDS encoding penicillin acylase family protein → MTQKIFYFSSFIFTVILVLFLNGNIQLLQNPIPPFGKFLNPFGGIWSSNTKNEKVDLTLDMYGLKDKVEIVYDDRRVAHIFASNMEDALFAQGYVEAQNRLFQMEFLALAASGELSSVMGARTLEIDKEKRRRGMKFAAENATKGWEKFKDFNSAYRYVDGVNAYIKSLKPADYPVEFKLFDIKPQEWSALKCALVFKQMSLTLAGRNSDINKTNLLQALGTDDFNMLYPEKQSVENPIIPLEKPYSFDTLYGQKQDPGAFYNQKILNAYYEKKEKGIGSNSWAVGGSKTASGRPIFCNDPHLSLGLPSIWFELHIHTPEFNAYGVSFPGMPGIMIGFNDYIAWGETNVGHDVEDLFISNGQIKNGQNTCLTAKKLK, encoded by the coding sequence ATGACCCAAAAAATATTTTATTTTTCATCATTTATCTTCACTGTCATTCTGGTATTGTTCCTCAATGGGAATATCCAATTATTGCAAAATCCAATACCTCCATTTGGAAAATTTTTAAACCCGTTCGGTGGAATATGGTCTTCCAACACTAAAAATGAAAAAGTCGATCTCACGTTAGACATGTACGGTCTTAAGGACAAGGTGGAGATAGTGTATGACGACAGACGAGTGGCACACATTTTTGCATCCAATATGGAGGATGCCCTCTTTGCCCAAGGATATGTAGAAGCGCAAAACAGGCTTTTTCAGATGGAATTCCTTGCTCTTGCCGCATCAGGTGAGTTGTCTTCTGTAATGGGAGCCAGAACCTTAGAGATAGACAAAGAAAAACGTCGGCGAGGTATGAAGTTTGCCGCTGAAAATGCCACCAAGGGTTGGGAAAAGTTTAAAGATTTTAATTCCGCATACAGATATGTGGATGGAGTCAATGCATATATAAAAAGTCTCAAACCAGCAGATTATCCGGTAGAGTTTAAACTATTTGATATCAAACCACAGGAATGGTCTGCACTAAAGTGTGCTTTGGTATTTAAACAAATGTCACTTACGCTGGCAGGACGCAACAGCGATATTAATAAAACAAATCTGCTTCAGGCATTGGGCACAGATGATTTTAATATGTTGTATCCTGAAAAACAAAGTGTAGAAAACCCCATTATCCCTCTTGAAAAACCATATTCTTTTGATACACTATATGGCCAAAAACAAGATCCTGGCGCCTTCTACAATCAGAAAATACTCAATGCATATTATGAAAAAAAGGAAAAAGGTATAGGAAGCAATTCCTGGGCAGTTGGTGGTAGTAAAACCGCTTCAGGAAGACCGATTTTTTGTAATGACCCGCACTTGAGTCTGGGCTTACCATCGATTTGGTTTGAGCTTCATATCCACACACCGGAATTCAATGCTTATGGTGTTTCCTTCCCCGGGATGCCGGGTATTATGATTGGCTTCAATGATTACATAGCATGGGGCGAAACCAATGTGGGACATGATGTCGAAGATCTTTTCATATCCAATGGACAAATAAAGAACGGACAAAATACATGCTTGACGGCAAAGAAACTGAAGTAG
- a CDS encoding alpha-galactosidase → MALLLILTSGVYGQKTSTDWLITPVKQKSQIIQGDQFLELNNGLISRRIHITPNATTTSFKNLSTGEEFIRSVRPEARITLNGETYNIGGLYGQKEHAYLLETWIKDFVKKEADFQFTRYESGEVQPHFQWNCQTWASNKKWPTGKHLQLFFASKNPALKNIEVVVHYEIFDGIPVISKWVTLTNLSAQPIKINQVVNEILALVEEESAVIGKPEKMKKPQKIYIENNFAYNNAMRYELSDQGTHWHTDSTYTSQVNYNYETPCVAEVYPHQGVGIELAPGAKFKSIRTYELLLDSYDRERNGLARRKMYRTLFPWTTQNPIFMHLVSTDSVQVKNIIDQCAETGYEMVILSFGSGLNMEDDSPENIRKFKVLTDYAHSKGIKLGGYSLFSSRRIDDETDVIDPITGLPNKGAFFGHAPCMASKWGINYVRKIRKFITETGFDLLEHDGPYPGDVCASTSHPGHKGLDDSQWVQMEMQKQLYRDLNAQGVYINAPDWYFLDGSHKIALGYREVNFSLSRAQQKILNRQNIYDGTWDKIPSMGWGFVPLTRYQGGNEDAILEPLSEHLDDYKQLMIQYYGAGVQACYRGPRLYDTEDTKKVVKETIDWYKKYRNILNADIIHLRRADGRDWDGIMHVDPLLKEKAFVLLYNPLKTNITRKIKLPLYYTGLTKDAKISLHDSSPKAYTLSRDYHTEVEVTIPADGYIWLVVR, encoded by the coding sequence GTGGCTTTATTGCTGATATTGACATCTGGTGTATATGGACAGAAAACATCAACCGATTGGCTAATAACTCCGGTAAAACAAAAAAGCCAAATCATCCAAGGCGACCAATTTCTTGAGCTAAACAATGGTTTGATTTCCAGGCGCATACACATAACACCTAATGCAACTACCACAAGCTTCAAAAACCTAAGCACAGGAGAAGAATTCATTCGTTCAGTCAGACCGGAAGCCAGAATAACTTTAAATGGCGAGACCTATAATATTGGTGGACTATATGGACAAAAAGAACATGCTTATCTTCTTGAAACATGGATCAAAGACTTTGTGAAAAAGGAAGCTGATTTTCAGTTTACGAGATATGAATCCGGGGAAGTACAGCCACATTTCCAATGGAATTGTCAGACCTGGGCATCCAATAAAAAATGGCCTACAGGTAAGCATCTTCAGTTATTTTTTGCATCAAAAAATCCAGCACTTAAAAATATCGAAGTTGTGGTGCATTATGAAATATTTGATGGAATTCCGGTCATCAGCAAATGGGTCACCTTAACAAATCTTTCAGCTCAACCGATAAAAATCAATCAGGTCGTCAACGAAATCCTGGCACTTGTGGAAGAAGAATCTGCTGTAATTGGAAAACCTGAAAAAATGAAAAAGCCCCAAAAAATCTACATTGAAAACAACTTTGCATATAACAATGCCATGCGATACGAACTTTCTGATCAGGGCACACACTGGCATACTGACAGTACGTACACATCACAGGTCAATTACAATTATGAGACACCCTGTGTCGCGGAGGTGTATCCACATCAGGGTGTAGGTATAGAATTGGCTCCCGGAGCTAAATTCAAATCGATACGCACATACGAATTGTTATTGGACTCCTATGATCGCGAACGCAATGGTCTTGCACGCAGAAAGATGTATAGAACACTATTTCCGTGGACAACACAAAATCCCATATTTATGCATTTAGTGAGCACAGACTCTGTGCAGGTAAAAAACATCATCGACCAATGTGCAGAGACCGGATATGAGATGGTCATTCTTAGTTTTGGGAGTGGCCTGAACATGGAGGATGACTCGCCGGAAAACATCAGAAAGTTTAAAGTTCTGACCGATTATGCTCATAGCAAGGGAATAAAACTGGGTGGTTACTCACTATTCAGCAGCCGCAGGATAGATGATGAAACAGACGTCATAGATCCGATAACGGGACTTCCCAACAAAGGGGCATTTTTTGGACACGCACCTTGTATGGCCAGTAAATGGGGTATCAACTATGTCAGAAAAATCAGAAAATTCATCACTGAAACAGGATTTGACCTGTTGGAACATGATGGCCCCTACCCTGGTGATGTGTGTGCTTCAACATCACATCCGGGTCATAAAGGACTGGACGATTCTCAATGGGTACAAATGGAAATGCAAAAACAACTATATCGTGATCTCAATGCTCAGGGAGTATACATCAATGCACCGGACTGGTACTTTTTAGACGGTTCGCATAAGATCGCCCTTGGATACAGAGAAGTCAATTTTTCTCTATCACGTGCACAACAAAAAATACTCAATCGCCAAAATATTTACGATGGTACATGGGACAAAATACCTTCTATGGGGTGGGGATTTGTACCGTTGACAAGATATCAGGGAGGAAATGAAGACGCCATTTTGGAGCCACTGAGTGAGCATCTGGATGACTACAAACAACTGATGATCCAATATTATGGTGCCGGTGTTCAGGCTTGTTACCGCGGACCCAGACTATATGATACTGAAGATACCAAAAAAGTGGTCAAAGAGACCATAGATTGGTATAAAAAGTACCGAAACATCCTGAATGCAGACATCATTCATTTGCGTAGAGCTGACGGCAGGGACTGGGATGGCATCATGCATGTGGATCCGCTATTAAAAGAAAAAGCATTTGTTCTATTGTACAATCCGCTAAAAACAAATATCACCCGAAAAATCAAGTTACCCCTATATTATACCGGATTGACAAAAGATGCCAAAATAAGTCTGCACGACTCCTCTCCTAAAGCATATACTTTATCCAGAGATTATCATACAGAAGTGGAAGTGACCATACCCGCTGATGGATATATTTGGTTGGTAGTGAGATAA
- a CDS encoding TonB-dependent receptor, whose product MHILYFTLLLLYSGFTLRSQNGTLRGHVYDAQTGSPLISANLQLKGTNTGTITDVNGFYFFTNVPSGDYNLIATYVGYDSISVPVKISPNTIVYKSVTMTESSVQLSEVSISSSREKSRSTVNISQISVTGRQIKTLPAVGGESDIAQYLQVLPGVISTGDQGGQIYIRGGSPIQNKILMDGLNIFNPFHSVGFYSVFETELIKNTEVYTGGFGAEYGGRISAIIDITTREGNKKRMSGFLSGGPFMVKGLIEGPLKKFKEGGSSISYVMTAKKSLIENSSKSLYKYAATNDSVGLPFSFSDYYGKISFNGANGSKVNIFGFNYQDKYANPALANIDWTNTGGGANFVLIPSGSDIIIDGLVGFTKYHSSLQEKNDQPRTSAIDEISAQLNFSIFGNKSELKYGLDLRSLRTDFEFVNPFGIRIIQEQNTTELGLFGKYKRIFGNLIAEPSVRIQYYSSLGTITFEPRLGLKYNISDDLRLKVSGGRYTQNLLSTSNERDVVNLFNGFLTGPESQVLGLDNNVVKNKLQISHHAIAGVEYDLSNNIKLNAEAYYKDFPQLIVVNRNKTQRTQSDYSVETGSAYGAELSIKYEIPKVYIWTTYSYGFVNRYDGQQTYPTIFDRRHNANMLLTYTPDRAATWQISGRWNLGSGFPFTKTKAFYNHIDFLSGPDTDYETTNPNNVGIVYSDIRNGGRLPYYHRLDISVQKKIIFSKYTSLELNFSITNAYNRENIFYFDRIRYERVNQLPFLPSIGAKINF is encoded by the coding sequence ATCCACATTCTCTACTTCACTCTGTTATTGTTGTACTCCGGTTTTACATTGCGATCACAAAATGGCACTTTACGGGGTCATGTATATGATGCACAGACAGGAAGTCCGCTGATAAGCGCAAATTTACAGTTGAAGGGTACTAATACGGGTACTATCACAGATGTCAACGGTTTCTATTTCTTCACAAATGTTCCGTCCGGAGATTACAATTTAATAGCTACATATGTAGGTTATGACAGTATTTCTGTTCCTGTAAAAATCAGTCCCAATACTATCGTATACAAGTCAGTGACGATGACCGAAAGTAGCGTCCAGCTTAGCGAGGTATCCATCTCATCATCCCGTGAAAAATCCAGATCTACAGTCAATATTTCTCAAATATCTGTTACTGGAAGACAAATAAAAACGCTGCCTGCTGTTGGTGGAGAGTCAGATATAGCCCAGTATCTGCAGGTGTTACCAGGGGTAATCTCCACAGGAGACCAGGGAGGCCAAATATATATCAGAGGTGGATCGCCCATACAAAACAAAATCCTCATGGATGGACTCAACATATTTAATCCATTTCATTCGGTTGGATTTTACTCAGTTTTTGAAACAGAGTTGATCAAAAACACTGAAGTGTACACCGGTGGGTTTGGTGCAGAATATGGAGGCAGGATTTCAGCTATAATCGATATTACTACGAGAGAAGGCAACAAAAAACGTATGAGTGGTTTTTTAAGTGGCGGGCCATTTATGGTGAAAGGATTAATTGAAGGGCCATTAAAAAAATTTAAAGAAGGAGGTTCATCTATTTCATATGTGATGACAGCAAAAAAATCACTGATAGAAAACAGTTCCAAATCATTGTATAAATATGCTGCTACAAATGATTCGGTAGGATTACCTTTTTCATTTTCAGATTATTATGGCAAAATATCATTTAATGGGGCCAATGGCAGCAAAGTCAATATCTTTGGCTTCAACTATCAGGATAAATATGCCAATCCTGCACTTGCAAACATAGACTGGACAAATACCGGAGGCGGAGCAAATTTTGTACTGATACCTTCAGGAAGTGATATCATCATAGATGGATTGGTAGGTTTTACAAAATATCATTCTTCACTTCAGGAAAAGAATGATCAACCAAGAACGTCAGCAATTGATGAAATCTCTGCACAGTTAAATTTCTCCATTTTTGGCAATAAAAGTGAATTAAAATATGGTTTGGACCTCAGAAGTCTGCGTACCGACTTTGAGTTTGTCAATCCTTTTGGTATTAGAATCATTCAGGAGCAAAATACAACTGAATTGGGCTTGTTTGGAAAATACAAAAGAATCTTTGGCAATCTAATAGCAGAACCCTCCGTGAGAATACAATACTATTCTTCATTGGGGACGATTACCTTTGAGCCACGACTCGGTTTAAAATACAATATTTCTGACGATCTCAGATTGAAAGTTTCAGGAGGCCGGTATACACAAAATCTCCTGAGCACTTCCAATGAGAGAGATGTTGTCAACCTATTTAATGGCTTTCTTACAGGTCCTGAAAGTCAGGTATTGGGCCTTGATAATAATGTTGTTAAAAATAAACTTCAAATCTCCCATCACGCTATTGCAGGAGTAGAGTATGATCTTTCCAATAATATTAAACTCAATGCAGAAGCTTACTATAAAGATTTTCCACAGTTGATCGTGGTCAATAGAAATAAAACTCAAAGAACCCAGTCAGACTATTCGGTAGAGACAGGATCTGCATATGGGGCGGAACTATCCATCAAATACGAAATCCCAAAAGTGTACATCTGGACAACATATTCATATGGTTTTGTCAACAGATATGATGGTCAGCAGACATACCCTACTATATTTGACAGAAGACATAATGCCAATATGCTCCTCACCTACACACCTGACAGAGCTGCTACTTGGCAGATAAGCGGAAGATGGAATCTTGGATCAGGATTTCCATTTACAAAAACCAAAGCTTTCTACAATCATATTGATTTTTTATCAGGACCTGATACTGACTACGAAACCACCAATCCCAATAACGTAGGAATAGTATACTCTGATATCAGAAATGGTGGCAGACTACCTTACTACCACCGCCTGGACATTTCAGTGCAGAAAAAAATCATATTTTCAAAATATACGTCACTTGAGCTCAATTTTAGCATCACCAATGCCTACAACAGAGAAAACATCTTTTACTTTGACAGAATCCGGTACGAAAGAGTCAACCAACTACCTTTCTTACCTTCCATCGGGGCAAAAATTAATTTCTAA
- the rpsP gene encoding 30S ribosomal protein S16 — protein sequence MAVKMRLSRKGRKKAPFYHIVVADARSPRDGKFIEKLGTYNPMTKPATIEIDRNAAYDWLVKGAQPTDTVKAILRFKGVYYKKHLMRGVNKGAMTTEQADILWQQWIDAKENKIESRRQQTKAEEEAFRVMVSGTAKQKVIVADEETKDAAHAFRADSEAVAEAAEDIVSETPVAVEETATEVQSSVAEVVETPAEIVEEVVADVVEKQAEIVEEVVTEVVETPAEEVVAEVTEAVAEVETPEANETTDETSEDSTDKAE from the coding sequence ATGGCAGTAAAAATGCGTTTGTCCAGAAAAGGACGTAAAAAGGCTCCCTTTTATCACATCGTCGTTGCGGATGCAAGGTCACCAAGAGACGGAAAATTCATCGAAAAATTAGGTACTTACAATCCAATGACCAAGCCGGCCACTATTGAAATAGATCGAAATGCCGCTTACGATTGGTTAGTAAAAGGAGCTCAACCTACAGACACAGTCAAAGCAATCCTTAGATTTAAGGGTGTGTATTACAAAAAACACCTGATGAGAGGAGTCAACAAAGGAGCTATGACTACAGAACAGGCAGATATACTATGGCAACAGTGGATCGATGCAAAAGAAAATAAAATCGAATCGAGAAGACAACAGACTAAAGCTGAAGAAGAAGCATTCAGAGTAATGGTGTCCGGCACAGCCAAACAAAAAGTTATTGTTGCAGATGAAGAAACAAAAGACGCAGCACATGCTTTCAGGGCAGATTCAGAAGCAGTTGCTGAAGCCGCTGAAGATATTGTTTCAGAAACACCGGTAGCAGTAGAAGAAACAGCAACTGAAGTTCAGTCATCGGTTGCAGAAGTTGTTGAAACACCTGCAGAAATAGTAGAAGAAGTGGTTGCAGATGTTGTTGAAAAACAGGCAGAAATAGTAGAAGAAGTTGTAACAGAAGTTGTTGAAACCCCAGCAGAAGAAGTCGTTGCAGAAGTGACTGAAGCTGTAGCTGAAGTAGAAACGCCTGAGGCAAACGAAACTACTGATGAAACATCAGAAGACAGCACAGACAAAGCAGAATAA
- a CDS encoding dephospho-CoA kinase, whose product MKIVGITGGIGSGKTTVCQIFENLEVPVYNADIQAKKIMNSNQSLKKKIKSLLGEDAYFQNGKLNRNHVASLIFADKDLLSKINSLVHPIVHEDAKRWSEQFQKQGIQYVLKEAALLVENGSYRSLDSLIVVTCPEEIRIQRVIKREKATREEVLKKIKNQLPEQEKIKVADFIIRNDGQLPIIPQVWNIHQVLTKNK is encoded by the coding sequence ATGAAAATCGTAGGCATCACAGGCGGTATAGGATCAGGCAAAACCACGGTTTGTCAGATTTTTGAAAATCTGGAAGTGCCCGTTTATAATGCTGACATCCAGGCTAAAAAAATAATGAACAGTAATCAATCGTTAAAAAAGAAAATTAAATCCCTACTTGGCGAAGATGCTTATTTTCAAAATGGAAAACTCAATCGTAACCATGTAGCCTCACTGATATTTGCAGATAAAGACCTTTTGTCCAAAATCAATTCTTTGGTGCATCCCATCGTACATGAAGATGCTAAGAGGTGGTCTGAACAATTTCAAAAACAAGGGATTCAATATGTACTCAAAGAAGCTGCCCTATTGGTTGAAAATGGCAGTTACAGGTCGCTGGATAGTTTGATAGTGGTAACTTGTCCTGAAGAAATAAGGATACAAAGGGTGATCAAAAGAGAAAAAGCCACGCGGGAAGAAGTACTTAAAAAGATAAAGAATCAGCTTCCTGAGCAAGAAAAAATAAAAGTAGCAGATTTTATTATTAGAAATGACGGACAGCTTCCTATCATTCCTCAGGTTTGGAACATTCATCAGGTATTGACAAAAAACAAATAA